AGACCCAGATCTGAGGTCTCTATCCTCCCCTGGCTTCCTGATACACTCAGTGGCACCCTTTCCTTCAGAAAGTCCCCCGACGGGCCTGGGCAGAACCTCGCTGCTCAGCTCCCCTGTCCAGAGGAGGGAGGGCCAGCGGGGTGCGCAGGAGGACTTCCTGAGTGCGTGCTCCGGTTCTGTCCTGCCCTCGGCCGGGAAACCAGAAAACAGCCTGGAGATGCAAAATCCTCCtcgggagataaataaaggtgcCTCCCACTCAGTTCCATTTTGGGGACTCCAAAGTCGGAGAGTGAAGAGACCTCTAGAGGTAGATTTGAGGAACACGTTTAGGGAGATTTCGCACACCCCCTTCCTGACTCTACCCAGCCACTAATTAAAGGGCTGTAACGGTTCCAGTGTCTTGTAGTTTCTCTCCAGGGGAAAGAGAAAGTTAATTCAGATTTTTCCTTATTGTCTGCAAAGTGTAACCCTTCCTAGTAGCGTTTCAGTCTTGGGTTATTTCACGTCTCTGTGGGTATTTTTAGATTTCATTGCCTATGCCCACTCCTGCACAatgcagtcatttaaaaatacacttgtatttccactaatgaactcatattagcttttctttttcccgTCACATTCCCCAGAGCCTTTTCACAGAATTATCACTGGCCCCCTGACCACCATCCTGCCACCTGTGTGATACCTCATCAGATTCCCTGGAACCACATCAACTTAGCACAGCCTCACAGTTCTAATCTCACCACCTGTACCTGTCAGCTCCGATTTCTCCCCTTCGAGAACCTTTCAGAACAATCCAGAACATAATACCACCCCCGCCTTGGTCTTGGGGCCCAAGAAGACCCAGAAGCTTCTTaggggaagaggggctggaatGACAGAGGGGGTCGCCCAGCATCACTCCCACAAGGGTGACgagagtggtgggggtggggacctgAGTGTCCTCGCCACCAGCTGCGGCTCCCGGCAGAGCACGCGTGGGCGTGGGGAGGGTGGGCCACGGGATGCCCCTCGGGTCTGTTTCTCATGGGCCCCCTACGAGGGGATCAGCATCCACGTGGATAGGGAGACAGACTCAAACAGAGGCCAAGTGCCTGGGAAGCTGTCCTGATGACCGCAGGACGGCCAAGCCAGCCTGCAACATCTCATTTGGGGGATGGAGCTCTGAACTTACAGCAGAGCATGATGAGGCCTATTTATTCCACGGGTCCTACCTAAGTGCACACTCCTGTCATTAACCCGACAGATGCTTCCAGAGAGTTCCCCAGCATCTTGCTGCCAGTGTGATGCTAACAGCAAAACTCGGGAAACATTTTACTGGGAGAGATGCACCTTCCCTCTCCCACAAGAGCCCTGGAGACCTCTGGGTGAGGCTACAGTGGGACACCTCCAGCACCGACGCCCGAGCCCCTCTCCTGGCAGCTGCCACCATCACGGGTATCACATCTGGCCTGAACGGTGAACCCAGTTTAAGCTCAGAATGGCTGGCTCCTGAGATCACCATAAGGAACCCCAGGGGTTCTATCTTCCTTCCAGGTATTGCTCCCCTCCCGTAATCCCAGAGTGGAATAAATATCAGCAAGCAGGTTGGCCGGAAGGAGTTGGGAACAGGAAGAAGCAGAAGGAATCAGGTCAAGTTCCACTAGCACAGTTGGCTTAGACAATTCCCAGCAGCTCCCTCTGCCAAAAACCAGGGCTGTGCAGGGGAGCCCCCTGGGGGAGCCAGGAGCCTAGATTTCTCTCTAGAAGCCCAGCGAGATGGCCGGTACAGCTGCCACAGACACAGGGCAGAGTGAGGGCAGAGATGTCACCTTCCCCGACTAGTGACCAAGGACGCCAATTCAAGGCAAATCCTTCCCGTAACCTTTGCCACAGAAGCATCCCTATCTGCATGGTGCGGGGATTAATGTATCTCCCAGGTGTTCCTCCTCGGGAACTCTCAGCCTGCTGATTCAGGCTCTTGCCAGCTAGGAATGGAAACGTCAGCAAGAGCCCCTCGGACGTGCGCAGGCCCAGCCAGCTCGGCACAGCACAGCTGGGGGGGACAGTGTTGGCACAGAGTGAACATGAACTTTCACATGGAGTCTGGGTGACACAAATGAGTTTCAGAATAAAGAAACCAGATGGACAGATTTACATTTGGCAAAAAGACATGAGGAACACACGGACAGACAGAGCAAGGTAAGGAGTGGGAAGGCGGGGAGGGAAGAGTGCCCTGGACCCCAGCCGCTCCAGCCCAGACGGGACGTGTCAGCGCTAAGGAGGCAAGGGGGAGGCTTGGGGGAAGCAGCCCTGGGAAGCCCAGCTTCCCCGCCACAAGCCTGCGTGTGGGGCCAGAGGGGTGAGGACCTTAGCCTCTCACGGGCCGACGGAGAGTGGCAACCACAGGAGGCTGTGTCCCTCCAGTGCCTGCAGCCATGTCGCCGAGCGAGTAGAGCACTGGACCCCGGACAGGACGTGGCTGTTCTGAAGCTGAAAGGAGTCTTCACTGCGGGGCCCGTTTAAGAGGTTACTAATGCAACTTGAAGGTAAGCTCTGCCGTGAACCCAGGAGGGGCAATTTCGACCTAGTCCACCGGGCAAGGCATGGCTGGCGGAGCCCTTGGTGAGCACGGAGTGGAAGGACGTCAGTGCTCAGACTGTGACTGACAGGGCTCCCGGGGTCAGTTTAGGGTCGAGAGAAGGACTAAGGGCACTACGATGGCCCTGATCAAATGTAAAGTCAGGGCTCCAGCTGGGAGAGTCACCCTCGACCCCTGATCTCTCCTTTGGGATCCAAATCTAGCCAGTACACAGTGCAGCTGGTGTAACCCGAAGCTCACTGGGTCATAGAGCCATTCGCTAGTCTGCAAGACGCTGGCTTTCAGATTCCTCTCTGAGCCTAACTCAACACGTCCCTCTGAGGAGCTATAGGTTCTCCTTTCAAGGGCTCAGGCTCCCTTTCCAAGACCTTCTCAGAGAGGCGGCATCTGCCTCAAACTCCCTGGAAACGAGACCAGGCCACGCCTACCACGGAATCTGCAAGACGGCGATGCAGGCCGCACGGTCAGGCCAAATCCAAAGGATTTGGAAGGAGGTCTGCTCTTCTCTTCCTGTCCTAATGGTCTCAGAGCAGGGGTGGCTCTTTGCTCAGGGACTCTCCCGAGGCTGCCTCAGTTCCTTTCAGCAACGGGTTTCCAGCATCTTAGCACAGCCCATGCCTTCCTGCAGGAACTGCAGGGCAAGAGATGGGTGTCCAGGGTGAGAGCAGGGGTGCGAGCAGGGGAGCGTCTCCCACCAAGTTCATGTTCAGCAGACTGCCACTCACCGGGTAAGCAGGCCTCAGAGCACAGCTTATTGTCCAGTGCTTTCACGCTTGCGATGTCAAAGTCATTGTTATTGTCATACTCCATACCTAGAAATGCGCATGTCCTCTGGCCTGAAACGGAGTTATTAACGCAGTTAGAGGGGGGTTGGCTGTCTTTTCCTCTGCTTTGCtgtccttaaaataaaaatctcaaggatggagacaaaaaaaatcaaaccatgtgttaaaaaaaaagacaatagtaAGTGGGTAAAGAGCGGATAGTAAAGGAATCAAATTGTGTGGGGATGCTGGTGCTCTCGCCCTGCCCAGCTCTGTTCCCTGAATGGGCCCCTTTCCAGCCACTGTTCCTGGGAAGCCAGAGCCTGGGGGAGGGCTGCGGGATGTGGCCACAGGGACCCGGACCAGAGCAGAGCTCTGCCAGGCTGGGAAATGCTAGGCGAGCCTTGGGGGAAGTGACCCCCTGCTCTGGCCTGTCTCTGtcggtgtgtgtggggtgtgatTATGACCACGAGGCTctgcaaaattttatttataagtaaAACGGCAATTATAGGTCTTTGGTGCCATAATTTTGCACATCAAAGACTTAATTTGTTATTCTAGTATGTTTTAAGGGACTGACCAGAAACCTACAGTCATGtaagagggggaggggaaagtCTTAGACGTCGTTTTTTCAGAGCCCCTCCACCCTCCGGCCTTTTCTCTTGGTGAAGGGGAGAGCAGGAAATATACATCTACCATGTGGGCTATGGAATGACAGGTGGAAACCACTTGCTGCCCAGCACTTTCCAGAAGCAAATATTCTATGGGGGCAACTGTCACAAAGGGGAACTCTGGAGCCCTGAGCGCTGAAGGCATGACTCAGGGCCCGGGGGCCAAGGCGCCCATCCCCACCTCAGGCTGGCGCGTGAGTGGGGTGCAGGCCCAGCCTTGGTGGCCGCCCCTCCTCTAGGGCTGCTCGTCCAGGCGAGAGTGGTCAGGTGTGCATGCATGCCCCCCTGAACTCCCCCAAGCAATGGCCAGCGCTAAAGCAGAAGCGACCAGGATGACATCTGTGTCTGAGTAGGATCTAGGTCTGCTTTGGAGGCTGCCCTTCTGTGCAGGTACCTCAGAGCAGCCAGGGAGGACAGCCCGGTCCTGGGATGTCTGACTTTCCATCCCCAGGGGGGGTTTCCAGTCCCCCTCCTCCTACTTCCTCACTCTGTTGGTCATTCCTTCTCTTCTAGGCTTACTAGAAATAAAATTCTTCCGACTGAAAGTAGAATTGAGGCCTGAAAGATGGTTAAAGAGGAAAAAACCCCAATAGCCTGTAAAACACTTGTTTACACTGAGCTGCCGAGGTCTCTGGACCACACCACTGTGCCGCTGGCTGCTAAGATGCCCGTTACCATAACATCAGCCGTTTTCCTCACTAAAGCAAGCCCGAACCTACTGCCTTTCTCCCAGGTGGCGGAAACTGCTCTGCTGCTGAACCCCGGGGCTGCTCCAGCCGCTACATGAGACTCAGCTGAGAAGCTGAAGCAGGAGGGAGGGTGATGGGAGTTGCCCAGGAAGCTTCAGAATCTCCTGACTGTAGATGGGGAACTATGTGTATTTTCTGCAGCGTCCTCCTGACGTCCTTGGCTCTGAGGCCCAGGAAGAGCTGGGGAGGCCACCGAGGTCCTTAGATACCCTGTTTGTACATCAAGAAGACAACCTCTCCCCAACAGCCACACAGCTGAGCAGGGCCACCAAATCACATCAGTGCCTCCTTCTGCACCCTCTGGAGAATGCCCAGGGAAGATATGTAGTAAGAGGGAGCAGATGACCAGGTCTTGTACCATCTTCGTGTGTGGGTGAGCCATCCTCTTCCTCTAGGACGTCATTTCCCTAGGACAGAAGGAAGGCACTGTGAACAAGTACATTGGTTGGCTGGAGACAGAACTAATCACCTTCCTGGCATCTATGCATCTCCCGTCCATGTCCGAGATGACTAGCAGGCCGCCGAGGCAGACTTTGCTCGGTGAGGCAGGACCGGCCCGAAGGGACCAGGTCTGAGGCATGTTACAGCTGGACCCCAGGACTGTCAGGAGTAACCCTGGTCATAGTTTAGCTTACATTGTTTCTCTAAGGGGGAAATTGCCTAGTGAAAAAGCAAACAGTGAACTCATAAAGCTTTCAAAAATCCCTTAGGATCCCACGCCCTATCCAGATACTTCTTTGAGAACATCTGGCTCAAGAAAAAGTTCCAGAGGCCCTGCTGTGAGCTGGGCGCCCCCCCAGGCTCTGCCACAGCATGCGTCACGCCAAGTTGTGATCGCGTCTCCCCCACCCGGCGGAGCTCCTGGATGGGTGGagagggtggggggcaggcagaAACCATGTCCCTCAGTTTTTATGTCCCCAGTGCCAGGAAGCACCTGTGAGACAGCTGTCCTGGGTAAATGCTCACCAAGTGAATGAGGACAAACGCTCTCTCAAGGGGTCTGGCCCAGAAGACTTCCCTCTAGAACTCACTCCACGCCTACTACACTGAGACCAGCGCCCTCTGCTAATCCGACAGTCCCTCTTCTCCGCACCCCACTGTTCGCTCATCCAAGTGCACCGCTTTGGAAGGCTTCTTCCCAAACAGCCCCCATCCTATTTGTGTTCCCTGCCAGCACCGACAGTCCCTGCGACTGGGGAGGGAGCTCCACTGTCCGCCTTAGGGTTACCTCTGCATCCTGCTCTTCGGTGGCGAGGCCGACAAAGTTGCAGTCCGGAGACACGGCTGGCGTCACCTGCAAAAGAGCAACAGAAATCAAGGCTCAGATGCGACTGGCTCTCCTCCCCAGCTTGCCTGGCAGCAAACCAAGTTCTCAGGAAAGAAATGGTGCCAAACAGACGATCAGATCTGACGGGGTCTCTGATCCTGCTATGTGGTACCCTGCTTTCCGGGCCACCCCTCCTGAGCACTGGAGGGCTTTGCACATTTCCCGGGCAGACCTCGGGTTGAGCTAGTTGGGATGTGCGTGTGAACATAGAGATCCCAAGTGCTCCTCCCTTACCTCGCCTGCTTCTGAGGGGGCCCTGCTGGCGGCCCGTGGAGAGGGGAgcgcctccccctcctcttcagtgCCAGGGGCGATGTAGGAGCCAGACATGGAGGAGACGGTGTCGGTGCTGATCTGGGAGTGCTGGCTCTGGGAGGACACCATGGACATGACCGACTGGGCCAGACTGCTGCTGGCTGGGTCTTTGGAGACAGGGGTcgaaggaaggagaggggaggtcAGGCCCGGCTGTGGGGAGCTGAATGCGGTGCAGGGCTGTCTCCCCGCACCCGGGCAGTGAGGGCGCAGTGGCCTGACCTTGCCCCCAGCAGAAAGGGTTTAGATTGACCGTTTTCCAGGGTTTTGCTCGTTTACATTTTCAAGCGCAGACTCAACCTCAGGGATGAGGGATGCTTGTCCCTGTCATGATGTTAAAGGAAAACCTTTCGACAGCAGGACTGGGAGCAAGATCACCGCTTCTCTCCTAGCTCAGCGGCAAGACCACCCTCTCACTGCAAGACAGCGATGCCCCCTTCTCTCTCAAGACGGGGCCTATGTTGTGATGCCCGTTAGGTATTAATTTGCTGCTCCCCAGTCCCTCCTGTAGGAAGTAAGAGAAACGCTATGGACTTGGCTGATGGGGGAAGAGCATGCAGTCGCTCCCTGCCCCCGCGTGTACCTTCTGGGGAGGAAAGTGTGGAAGAGAGAGGTGTCCCTGTGCAAGATGACTGGTCGATGGCTCCCGACGACGACAAGGTAAGATTCTCACTATCTGGAGTGACACCACATTCCTGGGGGGGAAGCGGAGTAAGGGCCCATCAGACGcagtggagggggagggtgtgagggcagggagcctgggcgaggaggaggaaaggggattCTGGGAGGGACGGCAGGAGGGAACACACAggggcagggctggtttctcctcTGTCATCCCTTCTGCAGCCCTGACCCGAGTGGCTGTCTCCCAGGGGAGGCACAGACTTCAGTCAGCACATCCTGCCCGAGGCCGAGCATCTGCTGGAGCTGCACAAAGACCGCAGCTCAGGTGACACAGGTCACCCAGCAGCTGTGACACGGGGATACCCCAGGTTTCCCCAGGATTACAAACAGCTTTCCTTCTGAAGGAAAAGAACACAAAACCAGCAGAGGCCCCGCTGCCGGCTGGGCTTCTCCACCTGGATGGCAGGTTAGTTCCAGCTGGATGGAGGGAACACAGACACACCTTCCCCGCCACCACCTGCTCCTggaccctccccccccccccccggctcacAACCTCGCCCCCCCCACCAGCCGCGGCAAAGTCCTATTATTCTCTCTGCAGCCCCATTCTCTCTCCCCCAGGCAGTCTTCTTAAAATCTTAGTTCAGGCATCCCCCCTGCCTGGACTACTGGGGTCAGGGTCATTCCTGgttccatctgtctccccactaaTCCAGTCTGCACACCCCCGTCAGGTGGGCCCTCGGGAAGCAAGGTGCCCACTGTGGCACCAGCCGGCTCAGAGCCCTCAATTCTGCTCTGTGTTCTACGTTACTGTCCCGCCACCTGGAATGTCTCTCTTGCCTTTCTCTTCACGTCTAAGAAATTTGGATACTCAGCTCAAAGGTGGCTCCTCCATCACACCTTTTCTGGTTCTCTCCACTTAACATAATCCTCCGTGTCTCTGCCACAGCACTGTAGGGTCTGTTTTGGGAGCACTTACTTTCTCTAGTtaaaattcactcattcattcaacaaacactgagcAACACTTATGTGCCAGATATGGTGGTCGTATTTGTGTACATGTCCTGCCTCCAACTGGACCATGAGCTCCTAAGGACAGGAACCACTGTTCCTCTTCCCATGCCCCACTGCACCTGGCCTGAAGCCTCACTGGGAGTGGGCATCACAGACCTCTGCCTTCTGTTAAACACAGCCTGTGATGGCACACAGGGTAGAGAACCCTGCCTGACCTCTTGCCCATCCCCCCCTACCCCAGGGGGGTTTCCTACCTGCTGTGCCTGCGCCCAGAACCCTCTCTCCTCAGTCATCTGCACAatttcccctttcacctcctctgtCCATggaccactttttttttaaatggaggtactggggattgaaccctggacctcgtgcatgctaagcatgtgctctaccactgagctgtacacccTACCCTCCATGGATCACATTTTAAAGCTAGCATCCCCACCTCTGGCTGTGAGGCTCCCTGACTTGACGTACTGAGCCATGGCAGCATCTGACACACACTTTGTACTTATACTATCTTTTGTATCCACCCCCCCCGCCATCATGCATATAATAAGTGCCACGCGGCGGGGGACTTCTGTGGTGTCCTCACTACAGCCATTCTCCATATAGAGGATAGTGCCTGGTCAATGACACAGGCTccatacattctttttttaatttaaaaaaaatttttgtctttttgtgggggaggtaattaggcttattgtttgtttatatatggcagtactggggactgaacccaggaccttatgcatactaagcacgcactctgccactgagctataccccccaccccATACACTGTTGAGAGAATGAGTCTGCTGAGGCCTTCACTGCTGTCTCAGAGTGTTCGCTCAGGAGGTGTTTGATGAAGGAATGAGAGCAGGTGGACTGGAAGAGGCTAACAGGAAGAAAAGTGCCTGGAGCCCAAAACCAAGAAAGAAAGGCCAATGCTCATCACCTCGCCCAGATGCTGGGCTGACGGCCCCTGAGACAGATGCGTCTCGGATTCACTGCAGGAACGCTCATCGTCCTCTTCGGGCAACACAGAAGAATTCTGGGAGGTGGACCTATAAAAGCCCCAAGGGAAAAGAAGCTGTAGCCAACGTTCACTTACAGGACAGGACTTGCCTGCGCTCTCGTTAGCCAGATGTCACCGGGAGAGCAGGACCGTGACGGGAACTGAAGGGAACCCAAAGCTTAGGAAGGAGCAGGGACGTGGGAAAGGGCACCAGAGGGTCTGAGACCTCTTCCGGGTGTTGGAAAATCTCAGTTTTGACCTTAAGCACCTTCAGAACCTTGTGCCTGAACTTGGGAAAAACCACTGACATTTTTAGGGtttcaatattttcatctataaaatagcccCCTTTCCTCTGCAGCAGAAGCTTATTGTGACTTGGAGCCTAGTTGGATTTATATGCTTAAGAAATACAGATCACAAGGTTCCTTCAGTTCTCAAATTAAGCAATGCTCCCCAGGGGCCTGAATGGCCCTAACGATGTCATCTTCCCTGTGCCCCACGCCCTTCCCCCGAAACAGAACGCATAAGGTTTGACCGTCTGGATCCGTCTACGTACCCATATGCcatcttattttcctttcctaAGGGGTGGGATAACTTCCCCTCAAGTGTTCGCCCAGGTCTTGAGTGAAGTGAGCAGCTCTGGGAACAGCCCAGAGGGTCTACACTGCCCTGGGACCTGGGACGGGAGTCAGCACTGAAGAGGTGAAAGATGGATTGACAGCATCTCATCAAGGACCCCAGGGCCAACACTGTCGCACACCAGCTACTCACTGGGAGAGACTCTTTTTCAGCTTGAGTCCTTGGCTTCCGCAGTCGGACAGGCGGTCGAGGGGCGAGAGCGTCCGGACAGGAGGCAGGTGGCCATCGCTGCCGTAGGAAGGCAGCATTCCTGAGAGGTGTCCGTCCCCAAGCACGTGGAGTGGGGGGACTGCTGGGGACGGGGTGAGGGGCCCATTGAGGGCCTCCAGAAGAGACACCACTTCATAACCGGGTGGAATGTTCTCTGAGGACTAGGGGAATCAGAGACAGGTTGAAAAATGAACTAAATACTCTTCGTTTTATGGTTTGAGTATGTTTCTTCCTCTACACTGGAAGAATGCTTTCTCTTACATCTGGTCTGGGGGCTCTGCCAAGAAAAGCTCTGTCTTAAGAGGCATATGAGAACCACACATTCCTAGACTCTGCTTACAGATGAACTTCTTCTTAATAATGTTGATTTTTCTGACTATAATAGAAATATATGCTCATTACAGGAAacttggaaaatacaaagaagtggaaagaaggaaaaaaaatcatcaacaatCAAACCACCCCAAGTGATAACTTCTGTTAACATTCTCATGTATTTCTTCCGTTTTTCCCTCAGTACTGTTTACGCAGTTATGATCAGTCTGTAAATAACAATTTTATACCCAGCTTATTTTAcagaacataaatattttccttcgCATGCGTCCCTTTCCATAGATACCATACATTTCCTAACTCTTCTACTGGTTCTGGCTATTTATTTGGATCCATTTTGTACTGTAAACAACACTTTGATGAACATCTTTGTGtataaatctctttttttttccagatcatTTTCTTGGTATTAAATTCTAAGACCTTAGATTACCAGGTCCGAATGTTTTTAAGGCTCTTGATAcatacagctgttttgttttgttttgtttttttcagtgatCTTGCCCTCTCACAAGCAGTGCAGAATAcctattttaattgtttcttggccagcatgggtttttttttcccccattttttgtttattaaaaattctttaaaattttgaatcactatgttgttgaAACTAatatcgtaaatcaactatacctcaacataaataaataaaaataaaaaatcaaatacacTTTTTTTAACCTGGGAAAGATGTTCACAATAtattgttgagtgaaaaaagcacaaTACAAAACAGAATGCAAGTATGAGcccagttttataaaaatatacatttttagcaAAGTAAAAGGACAAATGATGTTTACCAAAATATTAACATTGCTTGTCTTAACATAATAGGATGACGGTTGATTCTGCTTAACCAACCTTTTCTGCCTATTTGAATTTTCTGTAatgaagattattttttttaatgggaaggtAGTGAAGGACTTATTAACTTCAGATTATCCCAGTTGTGTCCCCAAAAGCTCCTCTAGTAAAGTAAATGTTTCTGTTTAGTCTATATATGGGGAAATACTTCTCCCTCATAGATTTGAACGTTCTTCCAAGATgacattcactcaaattgccttttaggtaaaatatagaagagcaattgttgattaaaaaaaaaaagaaagaaaagaaaaaacactcaATTATCACCAAAAAGAATATGTGAGAAAATACAAAgcctcactttaaaaaaggaacaagCCAAATACATACTACTAAATTATACAGTTACATCATCTAAGTTTAGTTTACTGCAAAGATCAAGACAGCACACTAGAAGTTGGCAGCTTCTTTTCCACACCATTCATAGCACTCACGCTGTCAAACatacactttttaaatgttttatcttttgacAGATCACAGCTtggggtattttttaaaaagaaagtttttaCATTTGAAAGGTGAAAAatgttatctcattttaatttgcatgttgttgatttttaacgtgcttgactttttaaaaaaggatgtcAAAGAGCTGTGTTTCTTCTTCggaggattttaaaaatagatcctTTGCCATTTATCCACTATTTCATTCATGTCATTTATGGTAAAGATACTAGCCTTTCCTCTGATACAAATGCTgagagtatatattttttttctttaaatgttttgttgtttgccttttaattttggtCATCTTTTACACatacaaactttaaaaatgtttatgtggTAAAATCGACATGTTCCCTTTTTGTAGTGTTCCGTTGTTTTTTAGATCAGAGAGCCCTCTCCCATCCACAGGCATCTAAAGAATCATCCATAATTTACTCTAGGTTTTCAAAGTTTCGTTTGCTTCATTTTTTGCATAGTTAACTAGTTACTCTATCTGGAATTTGTTATCTGGTAAGGAGTGCAGTGCTAAACTAATAGGATTTTTCTTCCCTAAATCACGACCTAATCATCCCAATACCATTTACTGAGTAATTAATAATTAATCTCCTCCACTGGCGTGTTAACTTAAAGACAAGACCTGTGAGTCTGTAACTACAAAGCCTGGAGACTTTCCTCTAACTGTCACTGACACCATGAGACCGAGGTGACCTATTTCATCGACTCAGCTCCCAGTCCCTGAAGCCACGAAATGGGATAAAGGAAAACAGTTACCTTCTTCCAGGATTCAGATAAAGACAGTAAATTGTATCCAAATCCAAAACAATCATCCTCTTGTTTCTGCCTGGGGGAGTTCCAGAGCTGGATCTCCCCGCAGAATGAACCTGAACGTGGACCGCTCTAGGAGCGGTAAAAATTAACCGGATGCAGAGTTCCCAAGGCGGAAAAGGAGGTTTTAATGACCAGCACCCAGTCTTCCGCAGTACTGTTGGTTGGGTTTAACACAAGACCTCAGCCAGCTTATGAAATACTTCAGTGTGCCAAGGTGTAAATTACTTGCTGCAAAGTCACATAAAGAAGGACAAAAGGTGAAAACAGCCCAACTTACTGAATGCTCTTCTGAGTCTGATGTCTGGGATGAGATGATGGGGTTGAAGCTGCTTGGGGACAAGGGGCCCAGTTTTTTCCGCATGGCTCGGATCTGAAGCAGTGCCCGGAAAGCTGTGAAGAATCAAAAAGGCCATCAGGACATCATGATACAGCGGTCAGGATGAACAAGAGCCCACACAGAGCCACGATCCCTCCTCCCCGAGTTCCTCCCTGGGGGGCCCAGCAGGGCCTGCCAGCCACTCGCCCTGTGGGTCTGGGGCTTACGCAGTCGGCAGATGGGGCAGTTGTTGGCCTGGTAGCGCAGGGTGTCCGCACAGGTGTTGCACAGGCAGAGGTGGCGGCAGGGCAGAATCAGGGTGTCCCGCACGTCTGAGAGACACACCACACACTCAGCACTGTTATCGCTCACTTCATCCTCAGCCACCTGGCCGGAGACAGAAATTCAACCAGTGACACAGAGATGCTCACGtccccctctttctttctttaaaaaaattttaaaagcttttgtgtgtgtgtgtgtgggggggtaactaggtttatttatttatttgtttatttgtttgtttatttattcatttagtttttgatggaggcactgggaattgaatccaggaccttgtgcatgccaagcacgctctgagctataccctccccgccacgTCCCACACTCTGTATAAGGCGGCTTGCCTGCAGAGCTGAGATAAGCAATTGGAACAAAACCATACATTTACA
This portion of the Vicugna pacos chromosome 16, VicPac4, whole genome shotgun sequence genome encodes:
- the RNF157 gene encoding E3 ubiquitin ligase RNF157 isoform X3 — its product is MGALTSRQHAGVEEVDIPSNSVYRYPPKSGSYFASHFIMGGEKFDSTHPEGYLFGENSDLNFLGSRPVAFPYAAPPPQEPVKTLRSLINIRKDTLRLVKCAEEVKTPGEETGRAKVHYNVEFTFDTDARVAITIYYQATEEFQNGIASYIPKENSLQSETVHYKRGVCQQFCLPSHTVDPSEWAEDELGFDLDREVYPLVVHAVVDEGDEYFGHCHVLLGTFEKHTDGTFCVKPLKQKQVVDGVSYLLQEIYGIENKYNTQESKVAEDEVSDNSAECVVCLSDVRDTLILPCRHLCLCNTCADTLRYQANNCPICRLPFRALLQIRAMRKKLGPLSPSSFNPIISSQTSDSEEHSSSENIPPGYEVVSLLEALNGPLTPSPAVPPLHVLGDGHLSGMLPSYGSDGHLPPVRTLSPLDRLSDCGSQGLKLKKSLSQSTSQNSSVLPEEDDERSCSESETHLSQGPSAQHLGEECGVTPDSENLTLSSSGAIDQSSCTGTPLSSTLSSPEDPASSSLAQSVMSMVSSQSQHSQISTDTVSSMSGSYIAPGTEEEGEALPSPRAASRAPSEAGEVTPAVSPDCNFVGLATEEQDAEGNDVLEEEDGSPTHEDGQRTCAFLGMEYDNNNDFDIASVKALDNKLCSEACLPGAWQVDDNVASRRNTQRRRSSSGSLEDPENRPCTWGPLAV
- the RNF157 gene encoding E3 ubiquitin ligase RNF157 isoform X4, producing MGALTSRQHAGVEEVDIPSNSVYRYPPKSGSYFASHFIMGGEKFDSTHPEGYLFGENSDLNFLGSRPVAFPYAAPPPQEPVKTLRSLINIRKDTLRLVKCAEEVKTPGEETGRAKVHYNVEFTFDTDARVAITIYYQATEEFQNGIASYIPKENSLQSETVHYKRGVCQQFCLPSHTVDPSEWAEDELGFDLDREVYPLVVHAVVDEGDEYFGHCHVLLGTFEKHTDGTFCVKPLKQKQVVDGVSYLLQEIYGIENKYNTQESKVAEDEVSDNSAECVVCLSDVRDTLILPCRHLCLCNTCADTLRYQANNCPICRLPFRALLQIRAMRKKLGPLSPSSFNPIISSQTSDSEEHSSSENIPPGYEVVSLLEALNGPLTPSPAVPPLHVLGDGHLSGMLPSYGSDGHLPPVRTLSPLDRLSDCGSQGLKLKKSLSQSTSQNSSVLPEEDDERSCSESETHLSQGPSAQHLGEECGVTPDSENLTLSSSGAIDQSSCTGTPLSSTLSSPEDPASSSLAQSVMSMVSSQSQHSQISTDTVSSMSGSYIAPGTEEEGEALPSPRAASRAPSEAGEVTPAVSPDCNFVGLATEEQDAEGNDVLEEEDGSPTHEDGQRTCAFLGMEYDNNNDFDIASVKALDNKLCSEACLPAAVPGVLPHKH
- the RNF157 gene encoding E3 ubiquitin ligase RNF157 isoform X2 yields the protein MGGEKFDSTHPEGYLFGENSDLNFLGSRPVAFPYAAPPPQEPVKTLRSLINIRKDTLRLVKCAEEVKTPGEETGRAKVHYNVEFTFDTDARVAITIYYQATEEFQNGIASYIPKENSLQSETVHYKRGVCQQFCLPSHTVDPSEWAEDELGFDLDREVYPLVVHAVVDEGDEYFGHCHVLLGTFEKHTDGTFCVKPLKQKQVVDGVSYLLQEIYGIENKYNTQESKVAEDEVSDNSAECVVCLSDVRDTLILPCRHLCLCNTCADTLRYQANNCPICRLPFRALLQIRAMRKKLGPLSPSSFNPIISSQTSDSEEHSSSENIPPGYEVVSLLEALNGPLTPSPAVPPLHVLGDGHLSGMLPSYGSDGHLPPVRTLSPLDRLSDCGSQGLKLKKSLSQSTSQNSSVLPEEDDERSCSESETHLSQGPSAQHLGEECGVTPDSENLTLSSSGAIDQSSCTGTPLSSTLSSPEDPASSSLAQSVMSMVSSQSQHSQISTDTVSSMSGSYIAPGTEEEGEALPSPRAASRAPSEAGEVTPAVSPDCNFVGLATEEQDAEGNDVLEEEDGSPTHEDGQRTCAFLGMEYDNNNDFDIASVKALDNKLCSEACLPGQLRNQIKMPEWVLGHKTGSSCVSFHQWTTAAVTAPRPAAATAPHSPSPGPGCTPWEFQVPGRWMTTSPVVGTHSAGARHLAAWRTPRTGPARGVPWPSESPSPWSRAPLLPSNPLLASLHC